TTCTCACTTTGCATCTGATATATGTTACATCGACCCCTCAGTGAAAGCTCAGATTTGAGTGCCATTGGACAGGGGACTTAGCTGTTATAACCTGGGCAGAGCTCCACAGTGGTTACCATTGCCCCAGATTTCCACCTCACAGTCCCATGGGATGTCCCAGCCCCAATTTTGGGAAGCCCTGGCTTATTAAACCAAATTTGGTTTCAGTGGAGCAAATAAAGACATTCtgttggacaggggtggggggagggaggtgcAATCAGTAGGCAAGGGGGTCAGCGTTGATGCTTTCTGGAGTGTGGACACACAAGAGGTGATCTTAGTGACTTGAACAATCCATAACTAACTTGAACTTGACGGCTTCTCAAAATGAGAGGTCAGGCCAGAGagggagaaatatcttcacctcCAAAGGTTTGGGAGATGTTGGGCTTTCTCACCCAGATAGCTGGGGAtattcagtcattgagtatattcaaggctgagattgattttTAGATTTTTCTATTCTTGGGCAAATCAAAGCATATGGGAGATCGGTGAGCCTAGGAcaaccaccctgaggaactcctacaaaGATAATAAcatgaattgctggaaaagctcagcaggtctggtagcatctgtggagggaaatcagatgTAAGGTTTTGGGtcgagcgacccttcctcagaaccatgtCACTGCTTCAAAGAGAAGCCCAGAAAGAACTTCACCCCCAGTTCGTGCACTAGTATGTATTCTCTAACCAGCATCGCTGGAAAGTGGATTTTCTAGTTATTAGCACCTTGCTACTTGTGGCATCTTGTCACCTGCACAATTTGCTACATTTTTTTCTAGTGATTCCACGCAGAAAAACTTAATTTGCTGCAAAGTGAGAGAACAGAGTGTTGTattaatgcaagttctttctttcctGATGGGGATgagttttgtgtcatcaataCATCctgtttaatttaaaatttaaaaaaaagtaagcaGATgatagaaatagtaggaactgccgatgctggagaatctgagataacactgtgaagctggatgaacactgcaggccaagcagcatcagaggatcacgTAGGCTTGACTTTTCAGAGTGGGAACctctttcagaagaagggtcctgacccgaaacatcaggctttcctgctcctctgatgctgctgtgttgtTTTAAGCAGATGATATTTGAGTTTCACAGTAAAACAGAAGTGCTTTTTAACAAAAGCAAGAAgctgcagaaatctgaaacatgCACATAATGCTGGAGgagtccagcaggtctggcagcatatgtggagagaaacagagttaacatccctAACCTGCCTTGATTTCTTCAGAATTCAATTCTGctgttatttctgaagaagaatcgagctagacttgaaacgtcagctctctATCCAAACGCTGCtggacctgagtttctccagctttctgtATTCACTTTTTATTCCCTATCTAAAGTGGGAGGCAGGTGATGTTCACTGAACTGCATATTAATAGCCCATTTGGGCAATATTTAGTGAGGCTGAGCTACTCAAATATCAGCATCGAAGCTGAATTCTTGTATGAGGAGTGGTAAGGGAGGAGGGTTCTATcattaaattatttatttgtttgtCTCTCTGTACCTCCTCAGTATGCGTCAACTGGATGTTTGCTGACCCTTCATCACACTGAGAAGCCGGACCATGAGGACACCTGCGAGTACCGACCTTACTCCTGCCCCTGCCCTGGGGCTTCGTGCAAGTGGCAGGGCTCCCTGGAGCAAGTCATGTCTCACCTGGTGCACGTGCACAAGAGCATCACCACCCTGCAAGGGGAGGACATTGTCTTCCTGGCCACAGACATCAACCTGCCTGGCGCGGTGGACTGGGTCATGATGCAGTCCTGTTTCGGGCGGCACTTCATGCTGGTGCTGGAGAAGCAGGAGAAGTACGAGGGCCACCAGCAGTTCTTTGCCATCGTGCTGCTGATCGGCGCCCGCAAGCAGGCGGCGAACTTTGCCTACCGGCTGGAGCTGAACGGCAATCGCCGTCGCCTGACCTGGGAGGCGACCCCTCGCTCCATTCACGACGGCGTTGCCACGGCCATCATGAACAGCGACTGCCTGGTCTTTGACGCGGCCATCGCCCACCTCTTTGCTGACAATGGTAACCTGGGCATCAACGTCACCATTTCAACTTGCTGTTCGTGATATAtatgtggtggtggtggtatttGGGGTTGCCAGTCTTGTGATGATCTGTTGCTTACTTTATTTTCGGTTGTCTTCTCTAGACTAGACACGAGATCATTGTGAAGCTTCACTGACTATGCCAATTTATTTAAATTATGTTGCCacaatagcttttttaaaataaatatatatttCAGATTGGTTGCAATTCTTTAGATTTTTCTTCTCCCCATGTTTCTAGTGCACAACATTGTTAACCCATAACCTGCCtttaagtttattttttaattcattcatgagataaggacatcgctggctaggccagcatttattacccatccgtaattgcccagaggggatttaagagtcaactaaattgctgtaggcctggagtcacatggaggccagaccatgtaaggatggcagattcccttccctgaaggacacttgTGAACTTGGTgcgtttttatgacaatcaatagtGTTTATACGTGCTCACTATTAAACACAATAAAAGCCAaagttagcaccgctgcctcaaagcaccagggacccaggttcgattctagcctcaggtgactgcctgtctgtgtggagtttgcacgttctccccgtgtttgtgtgagtttcctcccacagtccaaagatgtgcaggttaggtgggtcgcCCATAGGACCCAGGGATGTTTAGTCgaagtgggttagacatgggaaatacaggggtaggggaatgggtctgggtgagatgcttttcggAGCAGCAGTGTGTTGGGCCGaataacctgtttccacactgtaggaattctatgattctctgaactgtggatgctggaaatcggaagcCAAAACAGaacaccaggtctggcagcatctgtggagagaaatcagtgtgaGACTTAGACTAGCTTTTGTTAAATTCTAGATAATTTGCTATGGTGGAGTTGAAACACACAGATTAACCTGGACTAGTGACATTACTGCTACCTCATAACCTCCCCATGACATCTAATACACTCTCTAATTTCCAAACCTTTCGATCCTGTTTATTTTCCctcaatttcttcaaaattttaattttctatcttcctgctttttccctgatAAGGTGAGGAACAGAAGTGAGCTTTCATCGTCTTGAACTGGTTCCGTCATTCTGTAGCTCATGGCTGATTGGGGGCAGTGGGCTGCTTTTAATTCTTGCTGTATCCACATGCATGTTTTACCCTGCCTGGTGTAACCTTGAGTTATGGACAGTGACGGTAGAAgctccaattttctttccatcatctggctgaccaggaatctctctc
The sequence above is drawn from the Stegostoma tigrinum isolate sSteTig4 chromosome 14, sSteTig4.hap1, whole genome shotgun sequence genome and encodes:
- the LOC125457414 gene encoding E3 ubiquitin-protein ligase SIAH2-like, which gives rise to MSHPSSAGPGGSGGGLSKTGKHTAPSPAPNGLSAATAAIASAAASSSSTSSPAAAAAATTPGAVGGCGTAAAAATTAAAIIGVGSPPPPPLHHHQAVAAAAAAAAAAAQELTSLFECPVCFDYVLPPILQCQAGHLVCNTCRQKLTCCPTCRGSLTPSIRNLAMEKVASAVLFPCKYASTGCLLTLHHTEKPDHEDTCEYRPYSCPCPGASCKWQGSLEQVMSHLVHVHKSITTLQGEDIVFLATDINLPGAVDWVMMQSCFGRHFMLVLEKQEKYEGHQQFFAIVLLIGARKQAANFAYRLELNGNRRRLTWEATPRSIHDGVATAIMNSDCLVFDAAIAHLFADNGNLGINVTISTCCS